One window from the genome of Gimesia aquarii encodes:
- a CDS encoding AAA family ATPase, translated as MNLKLVTPEGRSEEERIFEMLQNSRQQIDSEISKAVIGQKEIIDQLLIALFAGGHCLITGAPGLAKTLLVNSLAQVFKLKSQRIQFTPDLMPADITGTEILAADSQDEQGLKFVKGPVFTNILLADEINRTPPKTQAALLEAMQEKQVTVTGVKYELDKPFFVLATQNPIEMEGTYPLPEAQLDRFMFNLVIDYLSEDDEVAVVTQTTARDSEPIVPLFTGHDIQQFHQFVRDVPVAEEIVRYAVQLCAASRPHQPGTPDFVNEWVNWGAGLRAAQSLILGAKARAVLRGRVHVTMEDIQALLAPVLRHRILINYRAEAEGITVEQIVQQLIESTKRPVEA; from the coding sequence GTGAACTTGAAACTTGTCACCCCTGAGGGCCGCAGTGAAGAAGAGCGCATTTTCGAAATGCTGCAGAATAGTCGTCAACAGATCGACTCAGAAATTTCCAAAGCGGTCATCGGACAAAAAGAAATCATTGATCAACTTCTGATTGCTTTATTTGCAGGAGGACACTGTCTCATTACAGGAGCCCCCGGACTTGCCAAAACATTACTGGTGAATTCACTGGCTCAGGTATTCAAATTGAAATCACAACGCATTCAGTTCACACCAGACCTGATGCCTGCAGACATCACGGGCACAGAAATTTTAGCTGCAGATTCTCAAGACGAACAAGGATTGAAATTCGTCAAAGGACCTGTCTTTACCAATATCCTTTTAGCCGATGAAATCAACCGGACACCTCCTAAAACTCAAGCAGCTTTATTAGAAGCAATGCAGGAAAAACAAGTCACGGTCACCGGCGTCAAGTACGAACTGGATAAACCCTTTTTTGTACTGGCAACACAAAACCCAATCGAAATGGAGGGCACCTACCCGCTACCCGAAGCGCAGCTGGACCGTTTTATGTTTAATCTGGTCATCGACTATCTTTCGGAGGATGACGAAGTCGCCGTGGTCACTCAAACCACGGCCCGCGATTCTGAACCGATTGTCCCTCTCTTCACGGGCCATGACATTCAACAGTTTCATCAATTTGTCCGCGACGTTCCGGTTGCTGAAGAGATTGTGCGTTATGCAGTTCAACTCTGTGCCGCTTCTCGTCCTCATCAGCCGGGCACTCCTGACTTTGTGAATGAATGGGTCAACTGGGGTGCTGGACTGCGAGCTGCGCAAAGCTTGATTCTCGGAGCCAAAGCACGCGCGGTCTTACGGGGTCGAGTGCACGTCACAATGGAAGACATTCAGGCGTTATTGGCGCCCGTCCTCAGACACCGCATCCTGATCAATTATCGTGCTGAAGCGGAAGGAATTACCGTCGAACAGATCGTTCAGCAATTGATTGAATCTACGAAAAGGCCTGTTGAAGCATGA
- a CDS encoding DUF4159 domain-containing protein codes for MRTSLISSAVICVSLIVVTICIGQYSPSIPSERGGVPDWKNDSEFKHDVFTFVRIRYNSHQGWRRWATDYPDSDLNFSYRLQQLTSMKVDPQGRILELSDEELFDYPFIYMIEPGSLEFTEEEVTALRRYLTNGGFMMVDDFWGEAEWDNFALEMKRVFPERDLVDIPLEHPIFHCVYDLKEKPQVPSIGVAQWGRSEGITWEREDAKEVHYRGLFDDQGRLMTVVCHNTDLGDGWEREGEDKWYFQEFSEKKAYPLGINIVFYAMTH; via the coding sequence ATGAGAACAAGTTTGATTTCATCAGCAGTGATCTGCGTGTCATTGATCGTGGTTACGATCTGCATTGGACAATACAGTCCGTCAATTCCCTCGGAACGAGGTGGAGTTCCGGACTGGAAAAATGACTCGGAATTCAAACATGATGTCTTCACATTTGTCCGAATCAGATATAACTCACATCAAGGCTGGCGACGCTGGGCTACCGATTACCCCGATAGTGATCTCAATTTCTCTTATCGTTTGCAGCAACTCACTTCCATGAAAGTCGACCCACAAGGACGCATTCTGGAATTGAGCGATGAAGAACTATTCGATTACCCCTTCATCTATATGATTGAACCCGGCTCTCTGGAATTCACAGAAGAAGAAGTGACCGCCCTCAGACGTTATTTAACCAACGGAGGGTTCATGATGGTCGACGACTTCTGGGGTGAAGCGGAATGGGATAACTTCGCATTGGAAATGAAACGCGTTTTCCCAGAACGAGACCTGGTAGATATTCCGCTGGAGCATCCGATTTTTCACTGCGTCTATGATCTTAAAGAAAAACCACAGGTTCCCAGTATTGGTGTAGCACAGTGGGGACGTTCTGAGGGAATCACCTGGGAACGGGAAGATGCGAAAGAAGTTCATTATCGCGGCTTATTCGACGACCAAGGTCGTCTGATGACCGTTGTTTGCCACAATACTGATCTGGGTGATGGCTGGGAAAGAGAAGGGGAGGACAAATGGTATTTCCAAGAATTTTCGGAAAAGAAAGCCTACCCCCTGGGAATTAATATCGTCTTTTATGCAATGACACATTGA
- a CDS encoding peptidase MA family metallohydrolase yields the protein MQRVQSLRFWIDYTIPLLHQLSTYKLRPLCQLLLSLCLIVAYSAIPGFSYASEIESCERLLITGQYEKCIATAKTAITQKAYGSEWPALKAQAELAVGQYVEARQTIDAGLKRYSWSLPLRLLAYEIYRLNNQHDEAFVFLNSMHELANRSAWRYTDADSLVALGQASLLKNVDPGEVLESFYDRAIKEYPTHRNAYLASGSLALAKNDFVLAQETFQTALKHIPNDADLLFGLAMSIQRSNPERSQKLLIQVLNSNPNHIPTQLHQVSQLIHSEQYDDAKKQLDQILLINRHLAEAWSYLTIIAHLENQSDAETAYYWQALSHHDQNPEVDYLIGKKLSEHYRFQEGAAYQRQALEKDSNFLPARIQLAQDELRLGKEVSGWEHALQAHQQDGYDTTTFNLLELKDQLAKFKTLEDDYFVIRMESKEADVYGQEVIKLLHEAREVLCQKYDFKLKDKITVEIFPDPDDFAVRTFGMPAVSGYLGVCFGKVITANSPASQSENPTNWQSVLWHEFCHVVTLELTKNKMPRWISEGISVYEERQKNPRWGETMIPEYREMILKGEATPISELSSAFLSPKSGMHIQFAYYQSSIVVEYLIEQFGFEALKQILNDLRVGIPINVSIERRTKTLGELEQEFAIYIKEKARNFGPSIDWSEQNLTALMSDDTQRFEEWIRQHPHHFKGLMAYAQVLEEENRLKELEVVLRKLIQLYPHYTGSDNASEKLAKLFRQQKRFDQEQKFLEQYAKIDPNALNVFHRLSELYQRSKNWPAVYKTAQQAHAINPLYQESQQALAKACIELKRQQEAINAYRAILVLNPHNKAEAHYQLARLLKQNDFQLAKRHTLIALEEAPRFRKAHQLLLELTTNKP from the coding sequence ATGCAAAGAGTGCAGAGTTTACGATTCTGGATTGATTACACCATTCCACTTCTGCACCAGCTTTCTACTTATAAACTCCGTCCCCTCTGTCAACTTCTGTTATCACTTTGTTTGATCGTTGCCTACTCTGCAATCCCTGGATTTTCTTACGCCTCAGAGATTGAGAGTTGCGAACGATTATTAATTACTGGCCAATATGAAAAATGCATTGCAACCGCTAAAACTGCCATCACCCAAAAAGCATATGGCTCAGAATGGCCTGCACTCAAAGCACAAGCTGAGCTAGCCGTTGGACAATACGTTGAAGCCAGACAAACAATTGATGCCGGCCTCAAACGCTATTCCTGGAGCCTGCCACTTAGACTGTTAGCTTATGAAATCTATCGATTGAATAATCAACACGATGAGGCCTTCGTGTTCTTAAACAGCATGCATGAACTCGCCAATCGCTCTGCCTGGCGTTATACCGACGCCGATAGCCTGGTCGCATTGGGACAAGCTTCATTATTGAAAAATGTTGATCCGGGAGAAGTGCTTGAGTCATTTTACGATCGTGCGATCAAAGAATATCCTACTCATCGAAATGCGTATCTGGCCAGTGGGAGCCTGGCATTAGCTAAGAACGACTTTGTTTTGGCACAAGAAACATTTCAAACGGCATTGAAACACATTCCTAATGACGCCGACCTTCTATTTGGTCTGGCGATGTCAATACAACGTTCAAATCCGGAACGTTCACAAAAACTACTCATTCAGGTACTCAACTCAAATCCTAACCATATCCCCACACAGCTACATCAAGTTTCCCAGTTGATTCACTCTGAACAATACGATGACGCTAAAAAGCAACTGGATCAAATTTTGTTAATCAACCGACATCTGGCAGAGGCTTGGTCCTATCTGACAATTATCGCCCATCTGGAAAATCAATCTGATGCTGAAACCGCTTATTACTGGCAGGCATTAAGTCACCACGATCAAAATCCCGAAGTCGACTATCTCATTGGAAAAAAGCTATCTGAACACTATCGGTTTCAAGAAGGAGCCGCATATCAACGTCAGGCTCTTGAGAAAGACTCGAATTTCCTTCCAGCGCGGATCCAATTGGCACAAGACGAACTTCGTCTGGGAAAAGAAGTCAGTGGTTGGGAGCATGCACTGCAAGCCCATCAACAAGATGGGTACGATACAACGACGTTCAACCTGCTGGAACTGAAAGACCAATTGGCAAAATTCAAAACACTGGAAGATGATTATTTTGTCATCCGTATGGAATCGAAAGAAGCTGACGTCTACGGCCAGGAGGTCATCAAGCTCTTACACGAAGCGCGAGAAGTACTTTGCCAAAAATATGATTTCAAACTCAAAGATAAAATCACCGTCGAAATCTTTCCCGATCCCGACGATTTTGCCGTACGTACATTTGGAATGCCTGCCGTCTCCGGCTATCTGGGGGTCTGCTTCGGAAAAGTGATCACCGCGAACAGCCCTGCGTCTCAGTCAGAGAACCCCACTAACTGGCAGTCTGTCTTATGGCATGAATTCTGTCATGTTGTTACTTTAGAACTTACAAAAAACAAAATGCCGCGCTGGATCAGTGAAGGCATTTCTGTTTATGAAGAACGGCAAAAAAATCCCCGTTGGGGTGAGACCATGATTCCTGAATACCGGGAGATGATTCTCAAAGGGGAAGCTACACCAATAAGTGAATTAAGCAGTGCGTTTCTAAGCCCCAAAAGCGGCATGCACATTCAGTTCGCATACTATCAATCCTCGATTGTTGTTGAATACCTGATCGAACAATTCGGATTTGAAGCCTTAAAACAAATTTTAAATGATCTACGTGTTGGAATTCCCATTAATGTCTCCATTGAACGACGTACAAAGACTCTGGGAGAGCTGGAACAGGAATTCGCGATCTACATAAAAGAGAAGGCCCGGAATTTTGGGCCTTCTATCGATTGGTCAGAACAGAATTTGACTGCTCTGATGAGTGATGATACACAGCGATTTGAGGAATGGATTCGCCAACACCCCCATCACTTCAAAGGTCTCATGGCATATGCTCAGGTACTTGAAGAAGAGAATCGACTGAAAGAACTTGAAGTGGTATTGAGGAAACTGATTCAACTCTATCCTCACTATACGGGATCAGATAATGCCAGTGAGAAATTGGCGAAACTCTTTAGACAACAAAAACGTTTTGATCAGGAACAGAAATTTCTTGAGCAATACGCGAAAATTGATCCCAATGCCCTGAATGTCTTTCATCGACTCAGTGAACTGTATCAGAGGTCGAAAAACTGGCCCGCAGTTTACAAAACAGCCCAACAGGCGCACGCAATCAATCCACTCTACCAAGAATCTCAACAGGCGCTTGCTAAAGCCTGTATCGAACTGAAACGACAGCAGGAAGCCATCAACGCTTATCGCGCCATTTTGGTGCTCAATCCGCACAATAAGGCAGAAGCTCATTATCAACTTGCCCGTTTACTGAAACAAAATGATTTCCAACTGGCAAAACGACACACACTCATTGCACTCGAAGAGGCTCCTCGTTTCCGAAAGGCGCATCAACTATTACTCGAACTGACAACGAACAAACCTTAA
- a CDS encoding DUF1559 domain-containing protein, translating into MKRCTGTSKRGFTLIELLVVIAIIAILIALLLPAVQQAREAARRSNCKNNLKQIGLALHNYHETFSIFPPGYVGTGAAAQNPNLIAWSAMILPFIDQAPLYNQISSTMFHNPGTGGWLTVANVTPDNAATTQAKTIIPFYNCPSDPMGGRNTDRPSPAPGNHSWGKSNYPAVRNSVYWNTTPSTPVAATVQASFGNSDRTVRFRDMTDGTSNIIMVGERATLDSTNPVINRTGAIWVGFHVDGDVNTNDLNSISGTASSANSSGPLTAELINQAGENAMSSPHVGGCHFLMGDGKVRFISENINGDTYTWLAGINDGRVIGEF; encoded by the coding sequence ATGAAGAGATGTACTGGAACCTCTAAGCGCGGGTTCACGCTAATCGAACTACTTGTCGTCATTGCAATCATCGCGATTCTGATTGCATTACTTCTCCCGGCAGTGCAGCAGGCTAGAGAAGCAGCCCGCCGTTCAAACTGCAAAAACAATTTGAAGCAAATTGGATTGGCTCTCCACAACTACCACGAAACATTTAGTATCTTCCCTCCGGGATATGTAGGTACTGGTGCTGCTGCTCAGAATCCAAATCTGATTGCCTGGTCAGCCATGATTTTGCCATTCATTGATCAAGCCCCTTTGTATAACCAAATTAGTTCTACCATGTTCCACAATCCTGGTACAGGTGGGTGGTTGACTGTAGCGAATGTAACTCCTGATAACGCAGCAACGACACAGGCAAAGACAATTATCCCATTTTATAACTGTCCATCAGACCCTATGGGCGGACGAAACACGGATCGTCCTAGTCCAGCTCCCGGAAACCACTCTTGGGGTAAATCAAATTATCCAGCAGTGAGAAATTCAGTTTACTGGAATACAACCCCATCAACACCTGTGGCTGCGACTGTTCAAGCGTCTTTTGGAAACAGTGACAGGACAGTACGTTTTCGCGATATGACAGATGGTACAAGTAACATTATCATGGTTGGTGAGAGAGCAACACTCGACTCTACCAATCCAGTCATTAATCGAACTGGAGCAATTTGGGTTGGTTTTCATGTTGATGGAGATGTTAATACGAATGACCTGAATTCGATTTCTGGTACAGCATCCAGCGCTAACAGCTCTGGTCCTTTAACAGCTGAACTTATCAATCAAGCAGGTGAAAATGCAATGAGTAGTCCACATGTGGGTGGATGCCACTTCTTGATGGGTGACGGAAAAGTTCGATTCATCAGTGAAAACATCAACGGTGACACCTACACTTGGCTTGCCGGTATTAACGATGGTCGTGTCATTGGTGAATTCTAA